Part of the Streptomyces sp. WMMC500 genome is shown below.
GATGAAGTGGTCGGTGGCCGTGAAGATCCGTTCGGCGTCGTGGTCCAGCGTGGCGACGTGGTAGCTGTCCTCCAGCACGGTCTCGGTGACGTCCCGCGACGAGACCCGGCTCAGGATGCGGGCGGAGTCCGCCGGTGAGACGACGTGGTCGACGCGGCTGTGCAGCACCAGCAGCGGCTGCGTCACCTGGGGGAGTTCGGCGTCGACGCGGGCGAGGAGCTGCCGCAGCGAGTGGGCGGCGTGCAGGGGCACGCGCGGGTAGCCGGTCTCGACCGCGCCCGCCTTGGCGATGTCGTTGACGACGCCGGGCGCGGTGCGTACCAGAAAGCGGGCCGCGGGCAGGGCCTTCGGCAGCAGCCCGTGCAGCCTGTTCAGCGGGTTGACGGCGACCACGCCGGCGACCGCGTCCCCGTGCAGGGCGGCCAGCCGCAGCACCAGCGCGCCGCCCATGGACAGCCCGCACAGGAAGACCCGCTCGCACTGGTCGGACAGCTCGCGCAGCTCCCGGTCCACCGTCGCGTACCAGTCCTGCCAGCGCGTCATCTGCAGGTCCTGCCAGCGCGTGCCGTGCCCGGGCAGCAGCGGCATGGAGACCGTCAGGCCGCGGGCGGCGAGATGCTCGGCCCACGGCCGTACGGACTGGGGCGAGCC
Proteins encoded:
- a CDS encoding alpha/beta fold hydrolase, coding for MPVLPGAEPFRQPGGETGVLVCHGFTGSPQSVRPWAEHLAARGLTVSMPLLPGHGTRWQDLQMTRWQDWYATVDRELRELSDQCERVFLCGLSMGGALVLRLAALHGDAVAGVVAVNPLNRLHGLLPKALPAARFLVRTAPGVVNDIAKAGAVETGYPRVPLHAAHSLRQLLARVDAELPQVTQPLLVLHSRVDHVVSPADSARILSRVSSRDVTETVLEDSYHVATLDHDAERIFTATDHFIDRHTPQTDGGEQRKSEQRKGARARGGA